Proteins encoded in a region of the Neodiprion virginianus isolate iyNeoVirg1 chromosome 2, iyNeoVirg1.1, whole genome shotgun sequence genome:
- the LOC124298109 gene encoding transcription initiation factor TFIID subunit 11 isoform X1, producing MDNIFGKDDSGNESELVDIEDKDSPSRPSGTRDSDGMDIDDVPLKVKGNEPDTSSQNSQSDTEESSPQQTSSGMLSSDHMDLKNDPESQDEHEDIFGNDIMLPHSVPTKIDGRRESREKSKKELEEEEREKMQVLVSNFTEDQLDRYEMYRRAAFPKAAIKRIMQTITGCSVSQNVVIAMSGIAKVFVGEIVEEALDVMETHEETGPLQPKHLREAVRRLRLQGQIPNGRAHKAFFRL from the exons ATGGATAATATTTTTGGTAAAGATGATTCTGGGAACGAAAGCGAGCTTGTCGATATTGAAGATAAGGACAGTCCGTCTAGACCCTCCGGAACCAGAGACAGCGATGGCATGGATATTGACGACGTTCCTTTGAAGGTGAAAGGa aatGAACCTGACACTTCAAGTCAGAATTCTCAATCAGACACAGAAGAGTCAAGTCCCCAACAAACTAGTAGCGGAATGCTATCAAGTGACCATATGGACTTGAAGAATGATCCAGAGAGTCAAGACGAGCATGAAGACATTTTTGGAAATGATATAATGCTCCCACATTCGGTACCGACAAAAATAGATGGAAGAAGAGAAAGTAGAGAAAAGAGTAAAAAGGAACTGGAGGAAGAAGAGCGGGAGAAAATGCA AGTTTTGGTATCTAATTTCACGGAAGATCAATTGGACAGATACGAGATGTACAGAAGAGCTGCCTTTCCCAAAGCAGCAATCAAAAGA ATTATGCAGACAATTACGGGCTGCTCGGTATCTCAAAATGTCGTGATAGCCATGTCAGGTATAGCTAAGGTGTTTGTCGGCGAAATTGTTGAGGAAG CTTTGGATGTCATGGAAACTCACGAAGAAACGGGCCCATTGCAACCAAAACATTTGAGGGAAGCGGTACGCAGGTTACGACTTCAGGGACAAATACCAAACGGTAGAGCACATAAGGCATTTTTCAGACTTTGA
- the LOC124298109 gene encoding transcription initiation factor TFIID subunit 11 isoform X2 has product MDNIFGKDDSGNESELVDIEDKDSPSRPSGTRDSDGMDIDDVPLKNEPDTSSQNSQSDTEESSPQQTSSGMLSSDHMDLKNDPESQDEHEDIFGNDIMLPHSVPTKIDGRRESREKSKKELEEEEREKMQVLVSNFTEDQLDRYEMYRRAAFPKAAIKRIMQTITGCSVSQNVVIAMSGIAKVFVGEIVEEALDVMETHEETGPLQPKHLREAVRRLRLQGQIPNGRAHKAFFRL; this is encoded by the exons ATGGATAATATTTTTGGTAAAGATGATTCTGGGAACGAAAGCGAGCTTGTCGATATTGAAGATAAGGACAGTCCGTCTAGACCCTCCGGAACCAGAGACAGCGATGGCATGGATATTGACGACGTTCCTTTGAAG aatGAACCTGACACTTCAAGTCAGAATTCTCAATCAGACACAGAAGAGTCAAGTCCCCAACAAACTAGTAGCGGAATGCTATCAAGTGACCATATGGACTTGAAGAATGATCCAGAGAGTCAAGACGAGCATGAAGACATTTTTGGAAATGATATAATGCTCCCACATTCGGTACCGACAAAAATAGATGGAAGAAGAGAAAGTAGAGAAAAGAGTAAAAAGGAACTGGAGGAAGAAGAGCGGGAGAAAATGCA AGTTTTGGTATCTAATTTCACGGAAGATCAATTGGACAGATACGAGATGTACAGAAGAGCTGCCTTTCCCAAAGCAGCAATCAAAAGA ATTATGCAGACAATTACGGGCTGCTCGGTATCTCAAAATGTCGTGATAGCCATGTCAGGTATAGCTAAGGTGTTTGTCGGCGAAATTGTTGAGGAAG CTTTGGATGTCATGGAAACTCACGAAGAAACGGGCCCATTGCAACCAAAACATTTGAGGGAAGCGGTACGCAGGTTACGACTTCAGGGACAAATACCAAACGGTAGAGCACATAAGGCATTTTTCAGACTTTGA
- the LOC124298102 gene encoding ER degradation-enhancing alpha-mannosidase-like protein 3, translated as MAYAASICGILLFGCAFISIVRASEDDPIEYMSKEEREALKEEARDMFYHGYNAYMDNAYPADELMPLSCKGRYRGSEPDRGDIDTTLGNFSLTLVDAMDTLVLLGDLEEFQNAVKLVIRDVSFETDVIVSLFETNIRVLGGLLSSHILAEYMQQRADIMPWYRGELLDLAKDLGYRFLPAFNTTTGIPYGRINLKNGMKGIPLEATRETCTACAGSMILEMAALSRLTGEPIFEEKAQRAMDSLWRMRHRGTDLMGSVLNVNSGDWVRRDSGVGAGIDSYYEYCLKAYILLGDEKYLGRFNKHYQAVMKYISQGPMLLDVHMHRPNTNSKNFMDALLAFWPGLQVLKGDIKPAVETHEMLYQVMQRHNFIPEAFTTDFQVHWGHHPLRPEFLESTYFLYRATGDHYYLGVGRKVLRSLQTYARVSCGYAAVSDVRTNKNDDTMDSFVLSETFKYLFLLFAEPSELVIDPDEFVFTTEGHLLPLTLASIGSNTSSGFEKDIIDVDEFDRTCPNSLHLFPASVRQPLRNMVEDVCPRRTLKRKISASQFQANNLEHLSLLSDMGITIITRADGRVQLLHTFANANTAQDAEEGLLFMQEMIELSKMQTQQAETKPQAVTFTLPTHPKQETTLLAGPAHFGRKLRGPNSKVTGKVIYAEPPTACTELQNADKLVGKIVIVDRGDCMFVEKARRIQKAGALAGVVLDNVVGSSAATFPMFAMSGDGNEVDYVVIPIVFLFNAEATRLLEAIVASRGQLVVTIGEYIIKDEVQLKAPNDLSMFERLKGSFKEFIVRQMAPQESGQFLLKQNSATGNTATPIGKHTEIIREEDQKIIVEFQHLKAEITHTLTEEEIRITVNLDKTLSTPQEHADFSDFEKKWRFLRKMFVNQIFANTKKDSSLYIKGSVMKGYYKWVQTERGLSNDVINNMNLSRKVLWFLKELGELGPELSVADKTNEVTNINKRRLELLKQHLLSKMDDMAFLKNVAMKLKSLKSTNPEMEQLFEQLESGKVEVENYALFGKLLREIFEGEDEDMSQHIVLLDHLHKAIQINNPSEILIDQLRKEFGDSLELTNFSESEGDFLVGESRTDDTESKESKKTKSLQEYSKINVIDSRNLDDFENFILIEIEKAAENPTESSSSSLKNLDYDKSEVKSDIINRGADWDTENDKEIVDKHRDEQFDKKEARYDERKRLLQDIRREISDSQNNNNDDNNNKDNSNMRNNNEIKLNTKINLETQHIPDEQLRSNDPLEDFKKPLWASDEGKILKGFSEFQQKKEIQSTGYANPERSNYEYRGKGEEEQEEEKGRNQERKNGKAVSEEHAGSQIKINADTREGKKHIDDEL; from the exons ATGGCTTATGCTGCATCGATATGTGGGATCCTACTCTTTGGATGCGCTTTCATATCGATAGTAAGAGCTTCTGAGGATGACCCCATTGAGTACATGAGCAAGGAAGAACGAGAAGCGTTAAA GGAGGAAGCACGGGACATGTTTTATCATGGATACAATGCTTACATG gACAATGCATATCCGGCTGATGAGCTGATGCCATTGAGCTGTAAAGGGAGATATCGAGGATCAGAGCCAGATAGAGGTGATATTGATACTACGCTTGGCAA CTTCTCATTAACACTGGTGGATGCAATGGACACTCTTGTG CTATTGGGTGACTtggaagaatttcaaaatgccGTCAAGTTGGTAATCAGAGACGTATCTTTTGAGACAGACGTGATTGTCTCCCTTTTTGAAACCAACATAAGAGTACTTGG AGGACTGCTGAGCAGTCATATACTAGCTGAATACATGCAGCAACGAGCGGACATCATGCCTTGGTACAGAGGCGAGCTTTTGGACCTTGCTAAGGATTTGGGATACAGATTTTTGCCTGCATTTAACACAACAACTGGTATTCCATATGGCAGG ATAAATCTGAAGAATGGGATGAAGGGTATACCTCTTGAAGCAACCAGAGAAACCTGTACTGCTTGTGCTGGAAGCATGATTTTAGAGATGGCTGCATTATCCAGACTAACTGGAGAGCCGATTTTTGAG GAAAAGGCGCAGCGGGCAATGGACAGTCTTTGGCGAATGCGCCATCGAGGTACAGACTTGATGGGTTCTGTATTGAACGTTAACTCTGGAGATTGGGTGCGTCGAGACTCTGGTGTTGGTGCTGGGATAGACTCATACTACGAATATTGTCTCAAAGCATATATTCTACTAG GTGACGAAAAGTACTTGGGGAGATTCAACAAGCATTACCAAGCTGTGATGAAATATATAAGTCAAGGGCCGATGTTGTTGGATGTCCACATGCATAGGCCTAATACgaactcgaaaaattttatggaCGCATTGTTAGCTTTCTGGCCAGGTTTGCAG GTATTGAAAGGAGACATAAAACCAGCTGTTGAAACTCACGAAATGCTGTATCAAGTTATGCAGAGGCACAATTTCATTCCAGAAGCATTTACAACAGATTTccaa GTACATTGGGGTCATCACCCATTGAGACCAGAGTTTTTAGAGTCTACGTATTTTTTGTACCGAGCAACTGGTGATCATTACTACTTGGGCGTGGGTCGTAAAGTGCTCAGAAGTCTGCAAACCTATGCTAGAGTTTCTTGCGGTTACGCAGCCGTTTCTGACGTCCGTactaataaaaatgatgataccATGGACAGCTTTGTACTATCTGaaacattcaaatatttatttttattatttgctgAGCCTAGCGAATTAGTGATTGATCCAGACGAATTTGTTTTCACTACAGAAGGTCACTTGTTACCATTGACCTTAGCTTCCATTGGTTCAAATACGTCTTCG GGTTTTGAAAAGGATATAATAGATGTAGATGAGTTTGACAGGACGTGTCCAAACAGTCTACATTTGTTCCCAGCCTCTGTACGCCAACCGTTACGAAATATGGTGGAAGATGTATGTCCAAGGCGAACATTAAAGCGAAAAATAAGTGCTTCGCAATTTCAA GCAAACAATTTGGAACACTTATCACTACTTAGTGACATGGGTATCACTATTATAACGCGGGCTGATGGGCGTGTTCAGCTTTTACACACATTTGCAAAC GCAAATACTGCACAAGATGCAGAGGAAGGGCTTCTATTTATGCAAGAAATGATCGAGCTAAGTAAGATGCAGACCCAGCAAGCGGAAACAAAGCCTCAAGCTGTTACGTTCACACTCCCAACACATCCTAAACAAGAAACGACATTGTTGGCTGGTCCTGCTCACTTTGGACGCAAGCTGCGAGGCCCAAACAGTAAAGTTACTGGCAAAGTCATATACGCAGAGCCACCGACAGCTTGTACAGAACTTCAAAACGCAGATAAGCtggttggaaaaattgttatagTGGATCGCGGTGACTGCATGTTTGTGGAAAAG GCCCGTCGGATCCAGAAAGCGGGTGCACTGGCAGGTGTAGTTTTGGACAATGTGGTTGGTTCGAGTGCGGCAACATTTCCAATGTTTGCTATGTCTGGCGATGGAAATGAGGTTGATTATGTGGTTATACCTATTGTCTTCCTTTTCAATGCAGAAGCTACACGATTGTTAGAGGCTATAGTTGCTAGTCGTGGGCAACTTGTGGTCACTATTG GAGAATATATAATCAAAGATGAAGTCCAGCTCAAAGCTCCCAACGACTTGTCTATGTTTGAGCGACTTAAAGGCTcgttcaaagaatttattgtcCGACAAATGGCTCCACAG GAATCGGGACAGtttttgttgaaacaaaattctgCAACGGGCAACACTGCTACTCCGATAGGGAAACACACTGAGATCATACGAGAGGAGGACCAGAAGATAATCGTAGAATTTCAGCATTTAAAAGCAGAGATAACACATACGCTAACTGAAGAAGAAATAAGAATAACAGTGAACCTTGATAAAACATTGTCAACACCTCAGGAGCATGCCGATTtctcagattttgaaaagaaatggAGATTCCTGCGTAAAATGTTTGTTAATCAAATATTTGCAAACACTAAAAAAGATTCCAGTTTGTATATTAAAGGCTCTGTAATGAAGGGCTATTACAAGTGGGTTCAGACCGAACGAGGACTCTCCAATGATGTCATAAACAACATGAACTTGTCACGCAAAGTCCTTTGGTTTCTGAAAGAGCTCGGTGAATTGGGGCCCGAGTTATCAGTTGCAGATAAAACGAATGAAGTAACTAACATAAATAAACGGCGATTAGAGTTACTGAAGCAGcatttattatcaaaaatGGATGATATGGCGTTCCTGAAGAATGTTGCAATGAAGCTCAAGAGTCTAAAATCAACAAACCCAGAAATGGAACAGTTATTCGAGCAGTTAGAATCGGGAAAAGTTGAAGTAGAAAATTACGCTCTCTTTGGTAAATTACTCAGAGAAATATTCGAAGGAGAAGACGAGGATATGAGTCAACACATAGTGCTTTTGGATCATCTTCACAAAGCTATACAAATCAACAATCCGTCCGAGATTTTGATCGATCAACTAAGAAAGGAATTTGGTGATTCGTTGGAATTGACTAACTTTTCAGAATCAGAAGGTGATTTTCTCGTTGGAGAGTCTCGAACAGATGATACTGAAAGTAAAGAATCCAAGAAAACCAAAAGTCTTCAGGAATATAGCAAGATTAACGTAATAGACTCACGGAATTTGGATGATTTtgagaatttcattttaatcgaGATTGAAAAAGCGGCAGAGAATCCAACTGAATCTAGTTCTTCATCGCTAAAAAATCTGGACTATGACAAGTCTGAAGTAAAATCTGACATAATTAATCGTGGCGCTGATTGGGACACTGAAAATGACAAAGAAATTGTCGACAAACATCGAGATGAACAATTCGATAAAAAGGAAGCAAGATATGACGAGAGAAAGAGGCTTTTACAAGACATCCGAAGAGAGATTAGTGATtctcaaaataataataatgatgataataataataaagataaCAGTAATATgcgtaataataatgaaattaaattgaatacaaaaataaatttagaaaCCCAGCACATACCCGATGAGCAACTTCGCTCGAATGACCCTTTGgaagattttaaaaaaccTTTGTGGGCATCTGATGAaggtaaaatattgaaaggattttctgaatttcaacaaaaaaaagaaatacaatcGACGGGATATGCTAACCCAGAAAGGAGTAATTATGAGTATCGAGGcaaaggagaagaagaacaagaagaagagaaaggaaGAAATCAAGAACGGAAAAACGGGAAAGCCGTAAGTGAAGAACATGCTGGCtcgcaaataaaaattaatgcCGATACCAGAGAAGGTAAAAAACATATCGACGACGAATTATAA